One window of the Alphaproteobacteria bacterium genome contains the following:
- a CDS encoding phosphoserine transaminase, with amino-acid sequence MTNTKPNRRPANPQFSSGPCAKRPGWSVDALKDACLGRSHRSKVGKARLKAILDQTRDLLGIPKDYRIGIVPASDTGAVEMALWSMLGARGVDLLAWESFGEGWVSDVVKQLKLGDVRVLNAGYGALPDLTATDSARDIVFTWNGTTSGVCVPHGDWIADDREGLTICDATSAAFAYDLPWSKLDVTTYSWQKVLGGEAAHGMLILSPRAVARLESYSPPWPLPKLFRMTKGGKFDESIFEGATINTPSMLCVEDALDALQWVAAIGGQPEMVERSKRNLAVLEKWVAATPWADFLADDPATRSRTSVCLKIVDPWFVALDAAAQAAAAKKIGAMLETEGVGLDLDAYRDAPPGLRIWCGGTIEQTDLELLTPWLDWAFAAVKSSNA; translated from the coding sequence ATGACGAATACGAAGCCAAACCGCAGACCGGCGAATCCGCAGTTTTCCTCGGGGCCGTGTGCAAAGCGACCGGGGTGGTCCGTCGATGCGCTGAAAGATGCGTGTCTGGGACGCTCCCACCGGTCCAAAGTCGGCAAAGCCCGCCTCAAAGCCATCCTCGACCAAACCCGCGATCTCCTGGGCATCCCCAAGGACTATCGCATCGGCATCGTGCCTGCCTCGGATACCGGCGCCGTGGAAATGGCGTTGTGGTCCATGCTCGGTGCCCGTGGCGTCGATCTCCTGGCCTGGGAGAGTTTCGGCGAGGGCTGGGTCTCCGACGTCGTCAAACAGTTGAAGCTCGGCGATGTGCGGGTGTTGAACGCGGGCTACGGCGCACTCCCCGATTTGACGGCGACCGATTCCGCCCGCGACATCGTCTTCACTTGGAACGGCACGACCTCCGGCGTTTGCGTGCCTCACGGCGACTGGATCGCCGACGATCGCGAAGGCTTGACCATTTGCGATGCGACCTCCGCGGCGTTTGCGTACGACTTGCCGTGGTCCAAACTCGATGTCACGACATACTCTTGGCAAAAAGTATTGGGCGGCGAGGCGGCGCACGGCATGCTGATCCTGTCGCCGCGCGCGGTGGCCCGGTTGGAGAGCTACAGCCCGCCCTGGCCACTGCCGAAGCTCTTTCGCATGACCAAGGGCGGAAAGTTCGACGAATCGATTTTCGAAGGCGCAACGATCAATACGCCCTCCATGCTGTGCGTCGAGGATGCGCTCGATGCTCTGCAATGGGTCGCCGCGATCGGCGGCCAACCGGAGATGGTGGAGCGGTCCAAACGCAACCTTGCGGTTCTCGAGAAATGGGTTGCCGCGACCCCGTGGGCCGACTTCCTTGCCGACGATCCTGCAACCCGATCTCGCACCTCGGTCTGCCTCAAGATCGTCGATCCATGGTTTGTGGCCTTGGACGCAGCCGCGCAAGCCGCAGCCGCGAAGAAGATCGGGGCAATGCTTGAGACCGAAGGCGTTGGGCTCGATCTGGACGCCTACCGCGACGCGCCGCCGGGCCTTCGAATCTGGTGCGGCGGGACGATCGAACAGACCGACCTGGAATTACTGACCCCATGGCTCGACTGGGCGTTCGCCGCAGTAAAGTCCTCGAACGCCTAG
- a CDS encoding ATP phosphoribosyltransferase regulatory subunit — translation MVSDTSKALLPAGLADDLPPEADIEAEVVGALMATFRAHGYERVKPPLIEFEESLLAGPGAALAQQTFRIMDPQSQRMLGVRADMTVQVARIAETRLRDRARPLRLSYAGQVLRTRGSQLRPGRQFSQAGFELIGSASLDADVEAILLAADSLQSAGASNLSIDLTLPHLVGILAADRGIVGPRLDQLRDALDRKDAAALSAAAEGDPGGTFGRLLGAAGPVDDALEALRAIALPAEVAEVIAATEALVASARPHLGGMLLTLDPTEYRGFEYHTGISFSFFARGVRGELGRGGRYVLNDGEPATGFSVYLDSLRRALPPHANGGLVFVPASTGFDRCKELHAEGWRTVRGLDGSSDAKAEAARLGCTHMLAAGAVVALDDS, via the coding sequence ATGGTCTCCGACACCAGCAAAGCGCTCCTGCCCGCGGGCTTGGCCGACGATCTTCCGCCCGAAGCGGACATCGAAGCCGAGGTCGTTGGCGCTCTCATGGCGACATTCCGCGCCCACGGGTACGAGCGGGTAAAGCCGCCGCTCATCGAGTTTGAGGAAAGTCTCCTTGCGGGCCCCGGCGCGGCCCTTGCCCAGCAGACCTTTCGCATCATGGATCCGCAGTCCCAACGGATGCTCGGCGTGCGAGCCGATATGACGGTCCAGGTCGCGCGCATTGCCGAAACCCGGCTCCGCGACCGTGCGCGGCCGCTTCGGTTGTCCTATGCCGGGCAGGTGTTGCGAACCCGTGGCAGCCAGTTGCGCCCGGGACGGCAATTCTCCCAGGCGGGATTCGAATTGATCGGTTCGGCAAGCTTGGACGCCGATGTCGAGGCGATTCTCCTTGCGGCAGATTCATTGCAAAGCGCGGGCGCATCGAACCTGTCCATCGATCTGACCCTCCCGCACCTAGTCGGGATTCTTGCGGCGGACCGGGGGATTGTCGGACCTCGGCTCGACCAACTGCGCGATGCGCTCGACCGCAAGGATGCGGCTGCACTATCGGCAGCGGCCGAAGGCGATCCCGGCGGTACGTTCGGCCGGCTTCTCGGCGCCGCTGGACCGGTAGACGATGCGCTGGAGGCGCTTCGGGCCATCGCACTGCCTGCCGAGGTCGCGGAGGTGATTGCCGCAACCGAGGCGCTGGTGGCGTCGGCGCGGCCCCATCTCGGCGGGATGCTGTTGACGCTCGATCCCACGGAATATCGCGGGTTCGAATACCATACCGGGATCAGTTTCTCGTTCTTTGCCCGCGGTGTGCGCGGCGAACTGGGACGGGGCGGGCGCTACGTGCTCAACGACGGCGAGCCGGCGACGGGTTTTTCGGTCTATCTCGATTCGCTCCGCCGCGCGTTACCGCCCCACGCCAACGGCGGTCTTGTCTTCGTACCGGCGTCGACGGGGTTCGATCGGTGCAAAGAACTCCACGCTGAAGGGTGGCGCACGGTTCGCGGTCTCGACGGCTCGAGCGATGCGAAAGCCGAAGCGGCGCGCCTCGGCTGCACCCACATGTTGGCGGCCGGCGCTGTTGTCGCGCTGGATGACTCCTAA
- the serA gene encoding phosphoglycerate dehydrogenase has product MPKVLISDKLSPDATRVFQERGVEVDERVGMTPEELIACIGDYDGLAVRSSTKVTEKVLAAAGRLKVIGRAGIGVDNIDVPAATARGVIVMNTPFGNSITTAEHAVAMMLSLARQIPAANASTHAGKWEKSRFMGVEVYGKTLGLIGCGNIGSIVADRAQGLKMKVVAYDPYLSPDRAADLGVEKVELDDLFARADFITLHTPLTEATRNIIDKDAIEAMRPGVRIVNCARGGLVVEADLKAGIESGKVAGAAIDVFAEEPARENTLFGLDDVIATPHLGASTNEAQENVAIQVAEQMADYLTVGAVTNALNMPSISAEDAPKLRPYLKLAQQVGSFLGQLVESGMKSVRIDYEGQVALLNTKPLTAVVLEGLLQPQMDSVNMVNAPVIARDRDIDVTEATNERNAEYHSLIRLTVKGNGSDMTVAGTLFADANPRIVHVNGIDIEAELAANTLFVTNDDLPGFIGRLGSELGESGVNIATFHLGRKAAGGEAMSLIATDEPVSDEILSKIRALPMVNNAKFLRFV; this is encoded by the coding sequence ATGCCAAAAGTTCTGATTTCGGACAAGCTTAGTCCGGACGCGACCCGGGTTTTCCAGGAACGCGGCGTCGAGGTCGACGAACGCGTCGGCATGACGCCCGAGGAATTGATCGCCTGCATCGGCGACTACGACGGTTTGGCGGTCCGGTCGTCCACCAAGGTGACCGAAAAGGTTTTGGCCGCCGCCGGGCGGCTCAAGGTCATCGGACGGGCCGGTATCGGCGTCGACAACATCGACGTCCCGGCCGCGACGGCCCGGGGCGTGATCGTGATGAACACACCCTTTGGTAACTCCATCACCACCGCCGAGCATGCCGTCGCAATGATGCTCTCTCTCGCCCGTCAGATCCCGGCCGCGAATGCCTCGACCCACGCGGGAAAATGGGAGAAGTCGCGATTCATGGGCGTCGAGGTTTACGGCAAAACCCTCGGGCTCATCGGTTGCGGCAACATCGGGTCGATCGTTGCCGACCGCGCCCAGGGACTCAAGATGAAGGTCGTCGCGTACGACCCCTACCTTTCGCCCGATCGCGCGGCCGACCTCGGCGTCGAAAAGGTGGAACTGGACGATCTGTTCGCCCGCGCGGATTTCATCACGCTGCACACGCCGTTGACTGAAGCGACGCGAAACATCATCGACAAAGACGCGATCGAAGCCATGCGCCCCGGGGTAAGGATCGTCAATTGTGCCCGCGGCGGCTTGGTCGTCGAGGCCGATCTCAAGGCAGGTATCGAGTCGGGCAAAGTCGCCGGCGCTGCCATCGACGTGTTTGCCGAAGAACCGGCCCGCGAGAACACCTTGTTCGGTTTGGACGACGTTATCGCGACGCCGCATCTGGGGGCCTCGACCAACGAGGCCCAAGAGAACGTGGCAATCCAGGTTGCCGAACAGATGGCGGATTATCTCACGGTCGGCGCCGTCACCAACGCGCTCAATATGCCGTCGATCAGCGCTGAAGACGCGCCAAAGCTGCGGCCCTACCTCAAATTGGCCCAGCAGGTCGGCAGCTTCCTCGGCCAACTCGTTGAATCGGGGATGAAGAGCGTCCGCATCGACTACGAGGGGCAGGTTGCTCTGCTGAACACGAAGCCATTGACCGCGGTGGTCCTCGAGGGACTGCTCCAGCCGCAAATGGACAGCGTCAACATGGTCAACGCGCCGGTGATCGCCCGCGACCGGGATATCGATGTCACCGAAGCGACCAACGAACGGAACGCCGAATATCACTCCTTGATCCGGCTGACGGTAAAGGGGAACGGAAGCGACATGACTGTCGCCGGAACGCTGTTTGCCGACGCCAATCCGCGAATCGTCCATGTCAATGGCATCGACATCGAAGCCGAGCTTGCGGCCAACACGCTGTTCGTCACCAACGACGATCTTCCAGGTTTCATCGGGCGTCTCGGCTCGGAACTGGGCGAGTCCGGCGTGAACATCGCGACCTTTCATCTCGGTCGCAAAGCGGCGGGCGGCGAGGCCATGTCGCTGATTGCCACGGACGAGCCGGTTTCCGACGAAATTCTGTCGAAGATTCGGGCACTTCCGATGGTGAACAACGCGAAATTTCTCCGCTTCGTTTAG
- the glmM gene encoding phosphoglucosamine mutase: protein MTRKYFGTDGIRGAANQEPMTAETALKLGMAAGREFYRGDHRHRVLIGKDTRLSGYMLEPALTAGFTSVGMDVILVGPMPTPAVAMLTRSLRADLGVMLSASHNPFEDNGIKLFGPDGYKLSDDEELRIEARMEAGPDLVPSARLGRAQRLEDAGGRYIEFIKSTYTSRRTLDNLKVVIDCANGAAYKVAPTVLWELGAEVVPIGVRPDGTNINKGCGSTSPAVLSEHVVAHGADIGIALDGDADRLVIVDELGHVLDGDQVMAMIAQRWHATGRLRGDAVVATVMSNLGLEIFLRERGLTLHRVQVGDRYVLEHMLAHGLNLGGEQSGHIIISDHATTGDGLLAALQILALVTDEARPVSEVSRLFEPVPQLLRNVRIKGGTPLENAGVKAAIATAEQQLGEKGRVLVRKSGTEPLVRVMAEGFDSALVARVVDDVSAAVERAAA, encoded by the coding sequence ATGACGCGCAAATATTTCGGCACCGACGGCATTCGCGGTGCAGCCAACCAAGAACCGATGACGGCTGAAACGGCGTTGAAGTTGGGCATGGCCGCCGGTCGGGAGTTCTATCGCGGCGACCATCGGCACCGTGTCCTGATCGGCAAGGACACCCGTTTGTCGGGATATATGCTTGAGCCGGCGCTGACCGCGGGCTTCACCTCGGTGGGAATGGATGTGATCTTGGTCGGCCCGATGCCGACCCCCGCGGTAGCGATGCTGACGCGAAGCCTCCGCGCCGATCTCGGCGTGATGTTGTCGGCATCGCATAACCCATTCGAGGATAATGGCATCAAATTGTTTGGGCCGGACGGCTACAAGCTATCCGATGACGAGGAACTGCGTATCGAGGCTCGCATGGAGGCGGGCCCTGATCTCGTTCCCTCCGCGCGTCTCGGCCGCGCCCAACGGCTCGAGGATGCGGGCGGTCGCTATATCGAATTCATCAAAAGCACCTACACCAGCCGCCGGACACTCGATAATCTTAAAGTCGTGATCGATTGCGCGAACGGCGCCGCCTACAAGGTGGCCCCGACGGTCCTCTGGGAGCTCGGCGCCGAGGTGGTGCCGATCGGCGTTCGGCCGGACGGCACAAACATCAACAAAGGATGCGGGTCGACGTCTCCGGCGGTGTTGAGCGAGCATGTCGTTGCCCACGGCGCGGATATCGGCATTGCGCTGGACGGTGACGCAGACCGACTCGTCATCGTCGATGAACTCGGGCATGTGCTCGACGGCGATCAGGTGATGGCCATGATCGCGCAGCGCTGGCACGCAACCGGGCGGCTACGGGGCGACGCGGTCGTTGCCACGGTTATGTCCAACCTCGGGCTTGAGATATTCCTCCGCGAACGTGGGCTCACGCTCCACCGGGTCCAAGTTGGCGACCGCTACGTCTTGGAACATATGCTGGCGCACGGATTGAACCTTGGCGGCGAACAGTCCGGCCACATCATTATTTCAGACCACGCGACGACCGGAGACGGGCTGTTGGCGGCGCTCCAAATTCTTGCCCTTGTTACCGATGAAGCGCGGCCGGTGAGCGAAGTGAGTCGGCTCTTCGAGCCCGTACCGCAGCTTCTCCGCAACGTTCGGATCAAGGGCGGGACGCCCTTGGAGAACGCCGGCGTGAAGGCGGCTATCGCAACCGCCGAGCAGCAGCTTGGGGAAAAAGGTCGCGTGCTCGTTCGTAAGTCGGGGACCGAACCGCTCGTTCGAGTCATGGCGGAGGGCTTCGATTCGGCCCTTGTTGCACGCGTTGTCGATGACGTGAGCGCCGCTGTCGAACGGGCCGCGGCCTAG
- the thiD gene encoding bifunctional hydroxymethylpyrimidine kinase/phosphomethylpyrimidine kinase yields MHGRVLVIAGSDSGGGAGIQADIKTIAALNAFAMTAITALTAQDTNGVHGIYDVPAEFVAQQIAVVLADLGADAVKTGMLPNAAVIDAVAETLEGSLADIPLVVDPVMMAKGGDSLISVDAVDALKRALIPGAAVLTPNLPEAALLVGRPIRTEADMVAAGDDLLALGARCVLLKGGHLEGDRVCDLLFGSQEMQRFESARIDSTHTHGTGCTLASGIAAGLAQGLTVPQAVARARAYVIEAIRTAPRYGSGHGPMNHSHPLDRRGNGSGAG; encoded by the coding sequence ATGCACGGACGCGTTTTGGTGATCGCGGGGTCGGACTCCGGCGGTGGCGCGGGGATCCAGGCCGACATCAAAACCATCGCCGCCTTGAACGCTTTTGCGATGACCGCGATTACCGCGCTCACCGCCCAAGACACGAACGGCGTCCACGGCATTTACGATGTCCCCGCAGAGTTCGTCGCCCAGCAAATTGCCGTGGTTCTCGCCGACCTCGGGGCCGACGCCGTGAAGACGGGCATGCTGCCGAACGCGGCGGTGATCGATGCCGTTGCCGAAACGCTCGAAGGGTCCCTCGCAGATATTCCGCTGGTCGTCGACCCCGTCATGATGGCCAAGGGCGGCGATTCCCTGATCTCCGTGGATGCCGTTGATGCGTTGAAGCGGGCGCTAATTCCCGGTGCGGCGGTGCTGACGCCCAATCTGCCCGAAGCCGCTCTATTGGTGGGGCGACCGATCCGTACCGAGGCCGATATGGTCGCGGCAGGGGACGACCTCCTAGCTTTGGGCGCCCGTTGCGTCCTGCTCAAGGGCGGGCATCTCGAGGGCGACCGGGTCTGCGATTTGCTGTTTGGGTCCCAGGAAATGCAACGCTTCGAATCGGCCCGGATCGACAGCACCCATACGCATGGGACCGGATGTACCCTCGCGTCCGGGATTGCAGCCGGTCTTGCACAAGGTCTGACGGTGCCGCAGGCGGTTGCGCGTGCGCGTGCCTATGTCATCGAAGCGATCCGTACCGCGCCGCGGTATGGGTCTGGGCACGGACCGATGAATCACAGCCACCCGCTCGACCGCCGGGGCAACGGTTCCGGCGCGGGTTAG
- a CDS encoding adenylosuccinate synthase, giving the protein MANVAVVGSQWGDEGKGKIVDWLSQRADVVVRFQGGHNAGHTLVVDGVVYKLSLLPSGVVRGGKYSIIGNGVVVDPWALLAEIDKLRAQGVEISPENLAVAENATLILSVHRELDASREDSNSGMNIGTTRRGIGPAYEDKVGRRAIRVCDLADPVVLGEKIRALLAHHNALRAGFGKPSIDEAEIRTALEEVAPKILPFAKPVWLQLEEFRAANRRILFEGAQGALLDNDHGTYPFVTSSNTLAGQVAVGAGVGPSAVGYVLGITKAYTTRVGEGPFPSELKDNVGQLLGERGHEFGTVTGRARRCGWFDAVLVRQSVKVGGIDGIALTKLDVLDGFPEINICVGYRLNGKELDYLPAGMGAQAGVEPIYETLEGWEQSTQGARSWGELPATAIKYIRRVEELIEAPVALLSTSPEREDTILVNDPFRD; this is encoded by the coding sequence ATGGCTAATGTCGCCGTAGTCGGCTCCCAATGGGGGGACGAAGGAAAAGGCAAGATCGTCGATTGGTTGTCCCAGCGCGCCGATGTCGTCGTGCGGTTTCAGGGCGGTCACAACGCCGGCCATACGCTCGTCGTCGACGGCGTCGTCTACAAGTTGAGCCTCCTCCCGTCGGGTGTCGTGCGCGGCGGCAAGTATTCGATCATCGGCAACGGCGTTGTCGTGGATCCGTGGGCGTTGCTGGCCGAGATCGACAAGCTACGCGCCCAGGGTGTCGAGATATCGCCTGAGAACCTTGCCGTTGCTGAGAACGCGACATTGATCCTTTCCGTGCACCGGGAGCTTGATGCGTCGCGCGAGGACTCCAACTCTGGAATGAATATCGGCACGACCCGGCGCGGCATCGGCCCGGCCTACGAGGACAAAGTTGGGCGGCGTGCCATCCGGGTTTGCGATCTTGCCGACCCCGTCGTTCTGGGCGAAAAGATCCGCGCGCTTCTTGCCCACCACAATGCCCTGCGGGCCGGGTTCGGCAAGCCGTCGATCGACGAAGCGGAGATCCGGACCGCTTTGGAAGAGGTCGCTCCAAAGATACTTCCCTTTGCCAAGCCGGTTTGGCTCCAATTGGAAGAGTTCCGCGCAGCCAATCGGCGGATTCTGTTTGAGGGTGCCCAAGGCGCGTTGTTGGATAACGACCATGGGACGTACCCCTTCGTCACCTCGTCGAACACGTTGGCCGGGCAGGTCGCCGTCGGCGCAGGGGTCGGCCCGAGTGCGGTGGGGTATGTGCTGGGCATCACCAAGGCTTATACGACCCGTGTCGGCGAGGGGCCGTTTCCTTCCGAACTAAAAGACAACGTCGGTCAACTGCTGGGGGAGCGCGGCCACGAATTCGGTACGGTGACCGGTCGGGCTCGCCGGTGCGGGTGGTTCGATGCAGTATTGGTTCGACAGTCGGTGAAGGTTGGCGGGATCGACGGGATCGCGCTCACCAAACTCGACGTCTTGGACGGCTTTCCCGAAATCAATATCTGCGTTGGATACCGGCTAAACGGCAAGGAACTCGATTATTTGCCGGCAGGGATGGGCGCCCAGGCCGGCGTCGAACCGATATACGAAACCCTCGAAGGCTGGGAGCAATCGACTCAGGGCGCCCGAAGTTGGGGCGAACTGCCCGCGACGGCGATCAAATATATCCGGCGCGTTGAAGAACTGATCGAGGCGCCGGTCGCGCTTTTGTCGACCAGCCCCGAGCGCGAAGACACGATCCTGGTCAACGACCCGTTCCGCGACTAA
- the rpoH gene encoding RNA polymerase sigma factor RpoH: MTARTTTIPSVSAEGSLSSYLQAIRKFPMLTPDEEFMLAKRWREHEDSEAAHKLVTSHLRLVAKIAMGYRGYGLPVSELISEGNVGMMQAVKRFDPDRGFRLATYAMWWIRASIQEYILHSWSLVKMGTTAAQKKLFFNLRKVKGQINALEEGDLHPDNVKEIAERLSVSETEVVNMNRRLSASDHSLNAPMRIDGDGEWMDWLEDEAPSQETVLADSEELESRRGLLNDALKTLNEREQHILTERRLKEEPSTLEELSQTYDISRERVRQIEVRAFEKLQKAMRNASLEQRLSGPAALT; encoded by the coding sequence ATGACGGCTAGAACAACGACGATCCCAAGCGTCTCGGCGGAAGGCAGCCTGTCTTCCTACCTGCAAGCGATCCGCAAGTTTCCGATGTTGACGCCCGACGAGGAATTCATGCTCGCCAAACGGTGGCGCGAACATGAGGATTCCGAAGCGGCCCACAAACTCGTCACCAGTCATCTTCGCCTGGTTGCCAAGATCGCAATGGGCTATCGCGGATACGGCCTCCCGGTCAGCGAGCTGATTTCGGAAGGCAACGTCGGCATGATGCAGGCGGTCAAGCGCTTCGATCCCGACCGTGGATTCCGCCTCGCGACCTACGCCATGTGGTGGATTCGCGCCTCCATCCAGGAATACATCCTGCATTCGTGGTCGCTCGTAAAGATGGGGACGACCGCGGCGCAAAAGAAACTGTTCTTCAATCTGCGCAAGGTCAAAGGCCAGATCAACGCGCTGGAAGAAGGCGACCTCCACCCCGACAACGTCAAAGAGATTGCCGAACGGTTGAGCGTATCGGAAACCGAGGTTGTGAACATGAACCGCCGCCTTTCGGCGAGCGACCACTCCTTGAACGCACCGATGCGCATCGACGGCGACGGCGAGTGGATGGATTGGCTCGAGGACGAGGCACCTAGCCAAGAAACGGTGCTTGCGGATTCCGAAGAATTGGAAAGCCGGCGCGGACTGCTCAACGATGCGCTGAAGACGCTCAACGAACGCGAGCAGCACATCCTGACCGAGCGGCGATTGAAGGAAGAACCCTCGACCCTGGAAGAACTGTCGCAAACCTACGACATCAGTCGCGAACGGGTGCGCCAAATCGAAGTCCGGGCGTTCGAGAAACTGCAAAAAGCGATGCGCAATGCCTCGCTCGAGCAGCGGCTTTCCGGGCCCGCCGCGCTGACCTAA
- a CDS encoding PA14 domain-containing protein gives MVRATISGFFLAALLVASIGVVAPLASAAETISAAAPQPDAGAIKPGLSVKYYQDRFDHIEEVINASTWMKPVRGEPLPMLNYNVGAGPVLTNKNDDMVGAFIQGYIKIDKPGTYLFSVQHNDGVRVWIGDKMIYDAPFVAPDTWSPNLEVVAEGAGWYPIRMIYYEKKSTSTLELYWQGPGASSFEFVPASAFGHIPGEDDKTS, from the coding sequence ATGGTGCGTGCGACAATTTCTGGCTTCTTTCTAGCCGCTCTACTCGTGGCGTCGATTGGGGTTGTGGCGCCCCTTGCGAGCGCCGCGGAAACGATAAGCGCCGCCGCGCCCCAACCCGACGCAGGCGCGATCAAGCCTGGGCTGAGCGTCAAGTACTACCAGGACCGCTTCGACCATATTGAAGAAGTGATCAACGCCTCCACTTGGATGAAGCCAGTCCGCGGCGAGCCCTTACCGATGCTGAACTACAACGTCGGCGCCGGCCCTGTCCTCACCAACAAGAACGACGACATGGTCGGCGCGTTCATCCAGGGCTACATCAAGATCGACAAACCGGGCACCTATCTATTCTCGGTCCAGCACAACGACGGCGTCCGCGTCTGGATCGGCGACAAGATGATCTACGACGCACCGTTCGTGGCGCCCGACACATGGTCCCCAAACCTTGAGGTCGTGGCCGAGGGGGCCGGCTGGTATCCCATTCGGATGATCTATTACGAGAAGAAGAGTACCTCGACCCTCGAGCTTTATTGGCAGGGCCCCGGCGCGTCGTCGTTCGAATTCGTTCCGGCTTCGGCCTTCGGCCACATTCCCGGCGAGGATGACAAGACCAGCTAG
- the folP gene encoding dihydropteroate synthase, which yields MIAGLDSPALARGFSSLDGARLVPTGIVGAAPAANAVAAGEACWLAGGPLAYTRLRLLWHTDPKGGPASEAEASLQSFQDWTFRTGDGVAMAAALASLSDPRPPIAGLGHEKPKIVGILNVTPDSFSDGGRFETTSAAIKHGLAMIEAGADMLDIGGESTRPGADPVPAAEQCRRVLPVVDKLAGRVPLSVDTRSADVMRQALKSGAAVVNDVSALTADPAAIDIVAESGCPVILMHSLGSPKTMQEGPRYRDIRLDIAAYLERRVAACAVRGIPRGRIVVDPGIGFGQTAGHIGVLMRDLAVLHGLGCPVMLGASRKSFIGRVDRPEPADRRIGGSIAAALLGVAQGIQYLRVHDVAETRQALAVWMHGGGHETLRSNS from the coding sequence ATGATTGCAGGACTGGATAGCCCCGCGCTTGCGCGGGGCTTTTCATCGCTTGACGGTGCCCGTCTGGTGCCGACCGGGATCGTCGGCGCCGCACCGGCGGCGAATGCCGTTGCGGCGGGCGAAGCCTGCTGGTTGGCGGGCGGGCCTCTGGCATACACCCGCCTGCGACTCCTGTGGCACACGGATCCAAAAGGTGGGCCGGCGTCGGAAGCCGAGGCGTCGCTGCAGTCGTTTCAGGATTGGACATTCAGAACCGGCGACGGCGTGGCCATGGCGGCGGCATTGGCATCCTTGTCCGATCCGCGGCCGCCCATTGCGGGGCTGGGTCACGAAAAGCCCAAGATTGTCGGTATCCTAAACGTCACCCCGGACAGTTTTTCGGACGGCGGAAGATTCGAAACGACATCGGCGGCAATCAAACACGGTCTGGCCATGATCGAGGCCGGCGCGGACATGCTCGATATCGGTGGCGAGTCGACCCGCCCTGGGGCCGATCCGGTCCCCGCGGCCGAGCAATGCCGCCGAGTCCTCCCGGTCGTGGATAAATTAGCTGGGCGCGTCCCGCTATCGGTCGATACCCGAAGCGCCGACGTCATGCGCCAAGCCCTAAAGTCTGGCGCCGCCGTTGTGAACGATGTCTCCGCGCTGACCGCCGACCCGGCTGCGATCGACATCGTCGCCGAAAGCGGTTGCCCGGTCATTTTGATGCATAGCCTCGGCTCACCCAAGACCATGCAGGAGGGGCCGCGCTACCGGGACATTCGGCTCGACATCGCCGCGTATTTGGAGCGTCGCGTCGCCGCCTGTGCTGTGCGCGGAATCCCCCGCGGCAGGATTGTTGTCGACCCCGGAATCGGGTTCGGCCAGACCGCCGGACACATCGGGGTGTTGATGCGCGATCTCGCGGTCCTCCACGGATTGGGCTGCCCGGTGATGCTGGGGGCCTCGCGCAAGAGCTTCATTGGGCGGGTTGATCGCCCCGAGCCGGCGGACCGCCGCATCGGCGGTTCCATCGCCGCGGCGCTTCTCGGGGTCGCCCAGGGCATTCAGTACCTGCGAGTGCACGACGTCGCCGAGACCCGTCAGGCTCTGGCGGTGTGGATGCACGGCGGTGGCCATGAAACACTTCGCAGCAACTCGTGA